The sequence TTCTTGTTCTTGCTGTTGTCTCTCTCTCCTCTTCTCAGCACTTTCTTTCTCCTTGTGGGAGTTTGGAGGAAATCGAAGAGCACGGACAGCCTCATTATGCATGTTAAGACAGAAAGCAATTCTCGAGTTGAAAGCAATTTGAGGCTCATTTGTGGAGTAAATATCTCCAGTTTCCTTTGATACCATCCATCCGTTAGCATGATCCAACGTGGCATCAATTGCACCATCTCGAATCGCTTTAGACACAATACTCTCAGCATCAGCAACAGGGTTTGGAGAATCCAGCCTCAGCTTTTTAGCAACATCAGTCAGTGAGATCCGAGAGTATGAGATGCTGATGTTGCGTAACCCAGTCCTAATGACATTATGCCGAAGTCGCACAATCAAATTGTTGGTTCGGTCTGAACCGAAAGTGCTGGAGAACTTCTCAGCAACATTCTTAAATAACTCCAGATCTCCTATGCGAACAGCCTGAAAACCAACAATATTCATCCATATAATTCAAGATCTGATAGGGGATCAATGAAAAAGGACTCACTGAGGAGATGGAATGTCATCCTAAGCAGGATTTTGATGAATCACCAGTTGTCACCCCTACCCCACGCCCCTTTATGGCACATGAAACATAAGATTCTTCAAAGAAAAAGCAAACAAAAAGAAGACCAGTCAACTTCTCCACACCAGACAGATCTCACGACACATCACACACGCGTCTTTATTATATTAGCCAAGTAAATGGGATCTCATATAAAACATATGCTTTAGTTTGAACTTTGCTCATGCTCTAAACAATGCATCAATGATACTCCACAACACCCTGCAATATGCTACATATTGTTAGATATAGATATCTAGTCACATGTAGGTACACCTGGGTTTTGCTTCTTAGGCAAAATAGATATCACTCcaaatatgtgatataataACCCAAAATGCATGCAAAGAAATTTAGCTACCTTTTGCCGAGATGAACTCAGTCAACTTTGATACTGAAGATCTCATAATATGAtccacaaaaataaatttagaagttTAATAGCGTCATACATACATTTGTCAGCTCAAAGTATGGCCTTAGTGCTTTCTCCATGCCTTTCTGCATAAAAACAGTCCTTTCTGGAATCTCTCCAAGCAATAACCGGACAATAATAGCCCACTTATTGCATTGAACTCGGAAACCAAGAGCAGCCTGAGGAGCTTTGCGAGCAGCTTGAAGAAGAGATTCTTTAGCATCAGTGTACTCCAACTGGATTGTTCTGATCTTTCCAAGATAAAAGAGGTATCGGCAGAACTGAAGGATATGAGGAAGAAGGGAAGTTAGTAAAGGAGGATCAATTTGCAAGAACAAACATTTTAGACATTCTTTTGACGAAGTTTTTTAGACAATTTCTTAAGAGCAAATTAcaacaataaaaattgaaaaaagcaAGTGAACTATTAACTGCTAAAACCAGGTCAAGTTACCACTAAAATCAAGTTAAAAGGAGGATCAATTAGTAAGAACGAACATCTTAGACAGATTCTTTCAGCAAATTACAACAATAAAAAATGGAAAGACCATGTGGACTAGTCAATAACTACTCAAATCAAGTTGAGCTACCACTAAAATCAAGCCACCTCAAGAGTTAAGAAGTCAGCATAGAACCTTGCACTGATCTCAAAGATGAAATACGCTGATATCAATCTATAATAAGCATTAGTTATCATTAAATTAAACACCTAACAATATGGTGGATCAAATATCAATAATGAGAAGAATATAAACAGATGAACTCAGAGAGGACGGAAATTGTGCGGAAATTGCCTGCTGATTTGAATGAGCTTCAAAATGGGGGGCCTTTGACCTCAATTTCTCTGCTTGATCGTACAAGTTGTAGTGAAGATAATTCCGCAATAGCAGATTAAGAAGAGTTTCCTGCGCCCACAATCATTCTATCAGTACAAAACATCATATCTAGAAAACAAAGAGGCACCCAAAGCTCCAAAATATTAACGAACCTGACCCAACTCATCACGGCGTAATGTTGCAATACGGTGCAATGCGAGGAGATTACTGTTGGTAAATTATAAGTTCAATCAGAGACAATCAAAAAAGTCAAAATGGAGGCATAAAGTAGGCATATGGGAGATGGGAGTTAGCTCAGTACTCTCTCTTCCCCAATGTCTCATTTGGAAAACCTGTTCACATGACATGGCAGAGATGTTACATGAGAGCTTGAACTTTAGAACTGAGACTCACCCTCGAATTTCGGCAAGATCACCAGTAAGTTCATAACACAGAGAGTAGTAGAAATAAAGCCTAGATGCTAATATATCAACTGTCCTCCTGTTCACAGTTTTTAGACGAGCAATACTTGCTGAGGAGCATGCCTTGGCCTGAAAGTAAGACCAGGAATATGTTGTAGAAAGCAACAAGTTAACATGAAAAAGGCAATATACAATAGAACATGTAACTTCATCCCACCTCATCGTATTTCTTCTGATCAATTAAGAATATCAAAACAAGCAAGTAGCAATAGATCTCAAGCTCTGGCAAAGAATGCTTGACTGATGCCGGAGTTCCGGATGTTGCACTATCAACTTCCATATCATGTTCATCTTCctgtaagaaagaaaataattaacgCAAATAATCAATAGGTAACCAACATCACATACACCACTCTACCATCTCCACAATGTTCCCATGAGAACCTCGTTTACTGTTTCACTTGCTGCGAAGTAGAAATATCAACAGTTCCCAAACCCATGTGAAAGTTAAGTGCATACAATTGTTCCACCGGCGTCCAGACAAATTTCAAGTCATGCTCCACAAGTCCTGAAGTGACTTTGGTGCATAGGATAAGCAAAAACTACTACTAAGTTCTCAATCCCAAACTAGTTAGTGTCGACTACATGATacctcaataattttttttcttaaaatgaaGAAGTTTCATTCAATACCTAATAATTTaggtttcttttcttttcacttttacGACAAGTCCAATACTTTGGTAAGACTAGAGGTTCTCCTCTAAATTTACTAGAGACTTGCATATCTTGCTGAATAAATAACACTGTTTTAGGATGATATACAACATTAAACTCAGAGACTGGAAAGAAATCAAAGGTCGGAGAATGCAAAACATGGTCAGAAGGACCAAACCTGTTAGTACCCACATAATTGCATTATCTTTATTAGCTCAGGGTTGAGAGGAGATAAGTCCACTGATACTTTTGATTATTTACACAACAAATGGTAGCTCATTAGTACAAAGTGCTTAAACATAATACACATAGAGAAAGACATATTGTTACACATTTGAGCGAGGTAAATCTAGCATTATAATCTTATCATGTTACAAACAGTGCCCTGTAATCCACCATTTTAACTCTCTGGAAGTTTCAAAGATTACCTTGGGTAGGAAGGAAGATAGCCGGGAATGCACGTCTGATCCAGGCACTAGAACATAATTGAGGAAAGCACCTAGTGAAGAAGCCTTTAGCTTCTTCCTCAGTACCATAGTCAGCCTCACAGCTCTGGAAATCCTCCTGACCTCACGAGCATATGCCCCAGTCTCAATCAACGATGCTATCTCCTTCAAATCTGAGTAAACACCCAAAAAAAGCTAAATAAACCCCACATTGGATGATCTTACTTGAGAAACCACACTCAGATCTATCATCCTATTGAACCCCAAGATATTTCCGCCGAAAAAAAACCCTAACAccgaaaatagaaaaaagacccaaaaccctaaaaattgatCCATCAAATCCAAAACCAAGAAATTTGCAGTCAAAACAGAAAATTAGATCGATAAAGGAGAGATGGATTGAACTTACGGGGCAAGACAGAAGGGTCAGCAGATGATAGGGATTTGGAAGGAGGTGCTTGGTCGGCCATCTCCACATCTTGAGTCATCTTTCTTGGAGAAGAAATCTGAAACTGAAGAAGAATGTTCAATTCAGCGAGTCGATGCTCTGATAAACCTCACACACTGCAAAGTGCAAACCCTCTTTTTGACTATTTTGCCCATGCTTATTCCTCTTTTtatttggttttggtttttaaCTCTCTCTCTATTTCTTGTTCCTTACGTTAGATTTTTTTTACTGAGGTTTAAAACAAAAgcataatatatattgaatcctaaatttagtttaaaattttaattttaatctttaatttttataatgcacaaacaggCATTTTAATTatctaacttttaaataaataaacacatgagtcctacatggtaAAATACATGTAGGACATCACGTAGGACAAAAagtgacatgtaggatgacatatatgacatgtgtgtctatttgtttaactttttacaagtttaagaTTCTATTTGTGTACACCCAaaattgaaggacataaatgtgattcgaagccaagttaaaggacataattatgtattatgcctttaaaAATTCCGATACATATTACTTACTCTATctgttgttttaaaatattttcagtgGATATATATCAGTGCAATTAAATTAGAATTCATCGTaccaaattatcaaattaaattttgaaaatactaAATACGATATCGAATTTGCCTAACAATAGTCATATGAGATATTTACTCAAGTGTGAACAACAGTAATAGTAAATGACTCTCCAAGCATATTATAGCTAATTGATCTAATTAAATCAACCAAGATAATATTTACAGTGATTTGAATGACTTTTAACGGACTTATAAAGCCAAGCTCATTATGTTAGAGCTTGGGAATAGAAATCTCTATCCTCTTTGAATGTTATTTCTCTAAAAGCTATTAATTATGTAAGCATTGAATAAATTGTGAAAACCTTATCAAAAGTAGtacataaaaaagttaaaatgaatgGGTATAAGAAAATTTACACCATCAATAGAGTTGATTCTGAATCATGTATTGTGAGAAAagaaatacttttattttctttgttggaGAGCTGCATTGAGAGGGAAACTGCAAGTAATACAGCTATTTTGAAACAGAGGAAGTGATGTTTCAGTCCTCTCGAATAACAATGAGAAATATATAGATATCAATAGGCATTACACATAATGTTAACGTATTGAACTACAAACAAATTGATGGGGTGACTGGCTCTAGCCATGCACCACCAGTTTCGAGACTAAATATTAATGTCGTACCAGACACTACTGACTATCAAGATCGACTGAATGAGAGTGTGGCTGACATGGTGAAAGAGAAAATCAGCCTAAGATGTCCTGTATATCAGATTCATCCCATCAATATAAAATGTGTATATCAGATTATTTGCTCTGCTCAAAATGTAGAAACAAAATTTGGATCATTTCTGCAGCTTAGCGTTGAGTTTCCGAGTTGTGGCTAGGCTTCATGTTTGCGCTGTCACCAAAGATCGGGTATTTCCCTTGACCATCCCTCCTGCTAAGATCAGGTCTTCTAGCTTGAGCATTGGCCATAGGTAAACCTCTAGGATCTGAACCACTAGAGCTCCTTCCAGAATTGAACAGCTCACTTTTCTTGTACCTATTCTGTGTGGCAACATTGTTCTCCTTGCCTGGGGTCCTGTCTGCTTGTGGAGAgctaaaaataccaaaaccagAGGATGGACAACTTCGAACACTAGACTGAGAAGGATGTTGCTCAGGAAACTTCCTTGGGAACTGAGATCCAAGGTCTCTACTATGTGACAAAGTATTCCGGTCCAATGGCAGTTGCCTTCCTAGATCAGATACGGTGTCCACCATCTTTGTACTCCTCAAACTTGGGTCTCTTTTATACCTATTTTCTTCCCCTGACGGACCCTGCAATGTGTTTCCTGATTCTCTTCTGAAACTACTTTGCAGATTTGAAGAAACATTTGCAGAACCTAGTGTTTTAGTACCCTCTTTTGCACTCTCTGCAAGATCGAAAACCTTGTCACAATCACCATTTGCACTGGACATTCTCCAACCTGATCTGGCGTTATCAACATCTTCATTAGTCATTGCTTCCATACAGCTATCATTGTCACTTTCAATACCAGATTCAGAAGTATCACAATTTTGCTTCGATTGTGAAAAAATTTCAGGTGCTACTGAAGCTGATTCATTAGAATCCTCTGCAGAGATGGCACTCTTGTCTTCTTTTGATGGTTTCTTTCCCGACCCTTTCTTTGATGGACCAAACTTAACATGCCTGACAACAATATATGCCTGCTTTTTCTCCACTCTTGGTCCACTTTCAATATAAGCAACATCTTCAATCTAAAGAAAACAACACCCACCCATGCACAgcacaaaataacaaaacacCAATTAACGATAGCTTCGCACAGGATGCTACAAACATAATACCAGTATATCATACCAGAGGAGAGAAACGTGATAACACTGCTCCCAAATCCTCTCCTTCATTGCCCATGGACATGGCTGTACACTGTTCAGGAACACAAAAgatcataaattaattaatggagAACCAACTATACATTATCTTGAAATCAACATTATCTGCTTTAGGAAAAACATTGCAGACAATAAATCCTCAAGAATCGATGTCACATTTTAATAAACATGGCCTTGCTGCCAAAGTAACCTGTCCAAAACTGGTTCAGATTTCTCAGAAAGTACCAAAATGCAATTTTATTGAGTTTCTCGAAGCCAAGCTTCAGGTAAACAGCAGAAGACCCACATCCAGGTTGCTTATCATGCACCCTAGTTTTCCAAAAATGCATGCAACAGTGGACTGGCTCAGCTCCATAATGATTGTCAGAGAAGATATCATATAGAAAAAAAGTACTCCCTCAGTTCCTATATACTTGTCATCCTTTCTAAATTACTAACTAAAATAGATAATCCACAATACTTGTTTGTTTCCAGTTTTACCCTTTAGTCATAAATATAGATAGATACTAAtatggtacaaaagaaagaagaagtaTTAAATCGATAGGAATAATAGATGAGgataatttagttaaaatacCCTCTACTTAAATGTTTTTCCTTGAGGGGTGTGCAAAGAAAAAACATGACATGAATTTTGGAAGAGGAGCGTAATGAAAACCAACATCTACCTAACAGCAGCTTTAATATATTTCAGACCACTAAAGGGCTTGCTTAGCTGGAAGGAGATTGGGATAAGAGGAAAAGAGGAGGACTGGTGGGAACTGATCCCAGCATGCACTTGGTGGACTTAATGGAAGGAAAGGAATGTAAGATGCTACGAAGGCAAGAGTAATAACATCCAGAAAATCAACATGAATTGTCTTGGCTTAatctatttttggtgtaaacaggaTATGGTGATGTATATAAACTTTTTGTGGATTTTATAGGAGAACTGTATAGAACCATGGTTAGTGTTTCTATGCTTTTTGCATTTCCCAGGAGTGGTTTGTAGCTAATCAGTCTCATCATTTTGGGAATGATGAGCCTGTTTTGTGATAATAAAGTTACCTTACTCTCAAAAAAAGAGATATATTTCAGAGAAATCCAAGAAATATATGCAAGTAGATCAAGTTGAACTCAGGAAAATTCAAATGCATGTATTGCCAAACCAGCCTGTCAAcctaaaaagtattaaattcaTTAGACATGCACAAAGAGGATGGTCTTCAAATTTCAACCTCTCAGTTAAGCAATTAATAACCTTCAAGCTTTAACCTCATCAATTAAATAAGATCTTGTACCTTCCGTGAGCCACTAAGAACATGTTGAAGCACGAGTTAGAATGAAGGCAAATTTTTCCTCATTTGTCCTTTTTTATGAGTTAGAATTGATCATTCAACAAGAGATCATTTTACGATTTGTGATAAACAACACACATCACATGTCGCACTCTTACAGGTAGACCAAAGACCtggaccccccccccccccNNNNNNNNNNNNNNNNNNNNNNNNNNNNNNNNNNNNNNNNNNNNNNNNNNNNNNNNNNNNNNNNNNNNNNNNNNNNNNNNNNNNNNNNNNNNNNNNNNNNNNNNNNNNNNNNNNNNNNNNNNNNNNNNNNNNNNNNNNNNNNNNNNNNNNNNNNNNNNNNNNNNNNNNNNNNNNNNNNNNNNNNNNNNNNNNNNNNNNNNNNNNNNNNNNNNNNNNNNNNNNNNNNNNNNNNNNNNNNNNNNNNNNNNNNNNNNNNNNNNNNNNNNNNNNNNNNNNNNNNNNNNNNNNNNNNNNNNNNNNNNNNNNNNNNNNNNNNNNNNNNNNNNNNNNNNNNNNNNNNNNNNNNNNNNNNNNNNNNNNNNNNNNNNNNNNNNNNNNNNNNNNNNNNNNNNNNNNNNNNNNNNNNNNNNNNNNNNNNNNNNNNNNNNNNNNNNNNNNNNNNNNNNNNNNNNNNNNNNNNNNNNNNNNNNNNNNNNNNNNNNNNNNNNNNNNNNNNNNNNNNNNNNNNNNNNNNNNNNNNNNNNNNNNNNNNNNNNNNNNNNNNNttttttttttttttttttttttttttttggggggggggggagtatTTTAAAGGCTAAGCAAGTACCTTCACCCGATAGCCGCGCTCCATCATCCGTTTAACTGTATCTGCTTTATTTTGCAAGTCTTTTTTTTCCTGCATTATAGGAGAGAGAGACTCCATAACTAGTTTAAATGCATCATAACTGATATCTGACACCCCATGTGAGATTACATTGGAcatgttgttttgttgttgcATCGTAACTAAGAACTGCAGAATCTcgaacaattttttatttttttataacaaaacctcaaaacaattttcaattatGTGTTGTGCTTCCATGGTTTTATATTCCGCAAAAGGTGGGTATCTTTTTAAGTTTCTTCCACTCAAGTAATCAACTACCCAAAACTATTCAGCTTAGTCATTAATTCAATAAGAAATGCCAATTTTCTGTGCAGAGACAAAAGTCTTAGTTCTATTGTAGTATAGTCATGCGCAAGGAACTGGACATGAAAAATCAAGATAGCTCAGGGAATGCTATAAAGATAGGATAACAAGCAAGAGACTTACAATTTTACCAACAAATCGGACTTCTTTACAATCTCCCTTCTTCAAAGTTAACTCAGACTGCAAATATATCACGAAAAATCAAGtgttaaaaataactaattaaaacaGAGGCAAAGGGATTGCAAACCACTGCACAGTGCCCCtttaaatctaatttttatGCATGCCAGTTTTATCTGATTCTTGCTTATTATCTAAAGGCAAACAAAACACTGCCACAATAGCGAAAAGGAAAAACCATTTATGCataggacatgcatgattacaATGCCTTGAGATCAAGTGACATTGAAGAATTAGCTTGAACAAAAGAACGGAGGTAGCTTCATTGAGCTCAACTCCATCAGACTTGTTCAAAATCGATCCTCAACTAGATATGGTAGCTTTTTAAGCTTAAACAAATTTAACTTCACAACTAACACCAGAACCATATGATGTTAAAGCTAATGGGTGAAACAGGTATAACATAAAACACCATTAACTGATGCTTAGCAACACTGCAAGAAACTAAGGCATTGTGAATGGAGAACATGCCTTGCTTTTTTTAGCACTCTCCTTCACTTgttgttgatatttttctttgtgGTAGTCCATAATTCTGCAAACAGGTGGTTTGCTGTTCCGTGCCACCTGCAAAATCACAAAACCCAATTTAGAATACAGCATCTCAGATGGAACCACATATTATTAAATGGTTCTGCCTTATCAGAGTAATCATATTTTACACTCATTAGACCCCTTCCCTCTATCTCCCCTGTTAATATTGAATTGAACATACAAGCAGAAGTGAAGAACAAAACAGAGAATAACAGAAAAATGGATCAGCAGTGCTATTTGTTCCCGATGATTAAGGTCCAGTCACATCTTTTGTCAAGAAAAGTGGTAACATTAGAGAGATACTTCACATGTCGGAGTATCTTCAATCTGGAATATAGAAAGTTAGAAACAAGCTCGCTTTTACAAActttctttttccttatttgaccTCCCATTCGGTATATAAGAATACTAATGAAAATttgagtattattttttttagactggtaactttgaaattttgatttattcacATTTTGCTTACTTGTCTTGCCTGAATATAGGGAAAAGTATAGAATGTCCAGTAACAGAAGTAGGTAGGTCCTCCTTATCCTGATTTTGTAAGTTTCAGTGACCAAAGATGACGTACTTGATATTCAAACACCTTATCTTCACATATCAATATTACATCAAATTGGTATTAAGACTACTCCTTCAGGgcttttgttaaaataaaactacattttcaatataattttctcCTAGTAGCAACAAACCCAAGATTTTTTTTGGTATGCATTTCTTTCAACAACATAAATCCTTGTTTTCTACAAACTGGACATCTTTATGCGCAAAACTTCTCTTAGAAATCATCTTATTCAGTCAATGAACAGATATCAGTCACATTTCGCTAACAACCTATGTACACAAGACCCCAAATTGCAACAGAATCAAACTAATAGAAAATTACAAATCATGGAGTTTTTAGTGTCTATTGCAGAAGTTgacaataaacaaaataaaatccaCCAGATTGATTAATCAGttctttatgatttttcttattGGCGCCATTTAATGGCATATTGAGCTGCTTTGACGGAAACCAGAAATGATGAGTAAGGAATTGAATAATACAAACATGAATTGAAGAGTGCTGAATTCAGGAAAGGGAAAAATGTTCTAGGGACCAACTGTCCTATCAACAAGAAACAGAGCAACATCAATTTGACAACTTGCTCAGTCATCACCATACCAAGGTAACAAGGTCTTCAACAAGAAAGTTTATTTTCCTCATTGTGTTTTCATGTTATAATAAGCACTAATTTGATGCTCATGTTAGTTTATCCTAGTACGCTTTCCTACCAGTAGTACCACTCTCGTTACTGTACCAAGTCtcatgatttgatttttttaattagtctCATGATTGACAGTTCTTTACCTCCACCAAATCAAGGTTGAGACTTCTAGCAAGTTCCAAAGCTTCGCGTATTGACACTACGCGATGACCTGCAAAAATGCAAAGAATGAAACCTAAAGGAACAAAAACTTTATCATATAATAGCAATTAATACAATACTGGATCTGAAATATGAGTATAACAGTTTGAAGTACTAAAGCTCCTCTATTATTTTCAAATGGAATTTAACGCAGAGTAATACAAGAAAAGTGTACAATGAAAGGTCCATGAACACAGTATGCATGTCTTTGGAGGTTGCAGGGTTGTCAATACACATATAATGCTTGTTATGTATTAGAGTATCCAACAATTTTGCAACACATTTTAATATTCTCTATAACGCATAAAGAATTGTTCAAATGTTCATTAAGCCTTCTCACATGTTAAACCCAGCACCAAAATCTTGCCTGATATCTTGGTTCTCTGCTAAAATGCCTTGCTATGTTTTCAGCCAAGGCAATTAAGAAATAAAGCAACTAAAAGTGTTCCTATTGAATCTGTTACATCTAGC comes from Solanum pennellii chromosome 1, SPENNV200 and encodes:
- the LOC107006938 gene encoding probable 26S proteasome non-ATPase regulatory subunit 3; translation: MTQDVEMADQAPPSKSLSSADPSVLPHLKEIASLIETGAYAREVRRISRAVRLTMVLRKKLKASSLGAFLNYVLVPGSDVHSRLSSFLPKEDEHDMEVDSATSGTPASVKHSLPELEIYCYLLVLIFLIDQKKYDEAKACSSASIARLKTVNRRTVDILASRLYFYYSLCYELTGDLAEIRGNLLALHRIATLRRDELGQETLLNLLLRNYLHYNLYDQAEKLRSKAPHFEAHSNQQFCRYLFYLGKIRTIQLEYTDAKESLLQAARKAPQAALGFRVQCNKWAIIVRLLLGEIPERTVFMQKGMEKALRPYFELTNAVRIGDLELFKNVAEKFSSTFGSDRTNNLIVRLRHNVIRTGLRNISISYSRISLTDVAKKLRLDSPNPVADAESIVSKAIRDGAIDATLDHANGWMVSKETGDIYSTNEPQIAFNSRIAFCLNMHNEAVRALRFPPNSHKEKESAEKRRERQQQEQELAQHIAEEDDDDF
- the LOC107008380 gene encoding translation initiation factor IF3-1, mitochondrial, with amino-acid sequence MAFWCRVKNSKIKTLSIHLKRCYFQCPHGSNSLIASASHPSVRVFGNSSLTIPKSPFEFSQSVRRFAAPVQAKTRKEEKDTSGPRLNREITADIVRLVLDEGHRVVSIREALELARSLNLDLVEVARNSKPPVCRIMDYHKEKYQQQVKESAKKSKSELTLKKGDCKEVRFVGKIEKKDLQNKADTVKRMMERGYRVKCTAMSMGNEGEDLGAVLSRFSPLIEDVAYIESGPRVEKKQAYIVVRHVKFGPSKKGSGKKPSKEDKSAISAEDSNESASVAPEIFSQSKQNCDTSESGIESDNDSCMEAMTNEDVDNARSGWRMSSANGDCDKVFDLAESAKEGTKTLGSANVSSNLQSSFRRESGNTLQGPSGEENRYKRDPSLRSTKMVDTVSDLGRQLPLDRNTLSHSRDLGSQFPRKFPEQHPSQSSVRSCPSSGFGIFSSPQADRTPGKENNVATQNRYKKSELFNSGRSSSGSDPRGLPMANAQARRPDLSRRDGQGKYPIFGDSANMKPSHNSETQR